The following are encoded together in the Raineyella sp. LH-20 genome:
- the recA gene encoding recombinase RecA, translating to MAVNNREQALNAALGQIEKQYGKGSVMRLGDRTHANIEVIPTGSVALDIALGVGGLPRGRVVEIYGPESSGKTTVALHAVAQAQKQGGICAFIDAEHALDPEYAKKLGVDTDALLVSQPDNGEQALEIADMLVRSGALALIVIDSVAALTPRAEIEGEMGDSHVGLQARLMSQALRKMTGALSSAGTTAIFINQLREKIGVMFGNPETTTGGRALKFYASVRLDVRRIETLKDGTEMVGNRTRVKVVKNKVAPPFKQAEFDIIYGEGISREGSLIDMGVETGLVRKAGAWFTYDSDQLGQGKENARNFLKTHPEVATELETKIKAKMGIGVDPDAVAGDAEEDIDPETGEVKF from the coding sequence ATGGCAGTCAACAACCGCGAGCAGGCGCTGAACGCCGCGCTCGGCCAGATCGAGAAGCAGTACGGCAAGGGGTCGGTGATGCGTCTGGGGGACAGGACGCACGCCAACATCGAGGTGATCCCCACCGGGTCGGTGGCGCTGGACATCGCGCTCGGCGTCGGTGGCCTGCCGCGCGGCCGGGTCGTCGAGATCTACGGTCCGGAGTCCTCCGGCAAGACGACCGTGGCTCTGCACGCGGTGGCCCAGGCGCAGAAGCAGGGCGGCATCTGCGCCTTCATCGACGCGGAGCACGCGCTCGACCCCGAGTACGCCAAGAAGCTCGGCGTCGACACCGACGCGCTGCTGGTCAGCCAGCCGGACAACGGCGAGCAGGCCCTGGAGATCGCCGACATGCTGGTCCGCTCCGGCGCGCTGGCACTCATCGTCATCGACTCGGTCGCCGCGCTGACCCCGCGCGCCGAGATCGAGGGCGAGATGGGTGACTCGCACGTCGGCCTGCAGGCCCGACTGATGAGCCAGGCACTGCGCAAGATGACCGGTGCACTCAGCAGCGCCGGCACCACAGCGATCTTCATCAACCAGCTCCGCGAGAAGATCGGCGTCATGTTCGGCAACCCCGAGACCACCACGGGCGGCCGGGCGCTGAAGTTCTACGCCTCGGTGCGTCTCGACGTACGGCGGATCGAGACGCTGAAGGACGGCACCGAGATGGTCGGCAACCGGACCCGCGTCAAGGTGGTCAAGAACAAGGTGGCCCCGCCGTTCAAGCAGGCCGAGTTCGACATCATCTACGGCGAGGGCATCAGCCGCGAGGGCTCGCTGATCGACATGGGTGTGGAGACCGGCCTGGTCCGCAAGGCCGGCGCCTGGTTCACCTACGACAGCGACCAGCTGGGTCAGGGCAAGGAGAACGCCCGTAACTTCCTCAAGACCCACCCGGAGGTGGCGACCGAGCTGGAGACCAAGATCAAGGCCAAGATGGGCATCGGGGTCGATCCTGACGCCGTCGCGGGCGATGCCGAGGAGGACATCGACCCTGAGACGGGCGAGGTGAAGTTCTGA